The DNA segment GGTCACTATGATGGGAGACTGAAAAACCATGTCAGACGTGGtacctgccctcagctcagacCTGTAAAGGTGTCACTAAGAGATACGCTGATAACTAAAAGAATGTAGTGCCTTAAGAGAGATAGCATCAGAGGTCAAAAATGGTAATGGCTCAAAAGAGGGAAGATGATCTATTCATATACCCACATACAGACATCTAGAAGGTTCCTAGTAATACTGGATATGGCACACATTTTCCCAACAGCAGTTTGGAAAATCCTTATCTAACTCCTCCCCAAGGAGGAGCTCTTTCCTTATCCAGGAGGCCTGACAGCTATGCCTATTAGGTTAGTTGAACAGGGATGACTGATTTTAATCCTACTCTAGTATACAGTGTTTGAACTTAAATTCATGCCCAAAAAGATGAGGTAGGTGTAGGGGCCTTCCTTATGGTAGGTAATTTTAATAGTAGAAAATGACTTTTAACCTTGGCTTGCTCTGTCTAGTGGGATAACCCTCACTGAAAGTAGCAGCTGGGGAACCGTCTGAGGTTTTGTCCCCCTTTGTTCTTTCAGGGTTGCTGTCAGCACTGGATCTTGTTGAAGTCAATCCTCAGTTGGCTGCTTCAGAGGAAGAGGCCAAGGCTACAGCTGGCTTGGCAGTGGATGTGATTGCTTCAAGTTTTGGTCAGACAAGGGAGGGAGGGCACATTGTTTATGACCATCTTCCTACTCCCAGTTCACCAGATGAATCAGAAAGTGAAGAACGTGTGAGAATTTAGCAAATTTTGTGTGCTGACATGTTTCACGAAGGACATTTCAGAATTATGAGGCAACTGAGGAGATAGATACTAATGGTCATCTGGGTCAATACTGCCTTAATGAGAACATTTGTGCATTCTCACAATTGTAaagtttcctttccctctccatcttgGTGACCAATAATACTACTGTAAattgatgtgttttttttgttttgttttgttttttgcagttCACAGGGTATTAATATGTTGAAGTACTATGTAAATTTAAAGAAGTCATAAACCGCATTTATTACGTTGGTATATCATACTGGTCTGGTCTCATTGCTGTTCCTTCACAGTtatgtggtttctgtctccccccaccccagtctggCTACACCGTGCATCCTTGAACCATTACCTCACAGCAGCACTACGCTTATTCCTCCTCTCTAACACCATTCATTCACAGGGTCAAAGTTCTGGTCCACAAACCCTTCCCTCTAGGAAGTTTCAATGCTTGTGAAAGAATTTGTAATAAACCAGGCCCCCTAGGATGGCCAGCTCCAGTAAGATGACGATGGAAAGTAGCAGCTTGTTGGTTGTTACTCTACAAAGAGAAGCAAAGTAGGGAACAGTCAGAAATCTGGATgacctcatttctttcctttcttaataCTAATACTTAAGGGGTTTGACCCTGTGGCCAAGGTTGGATACTGTGAggcagactgatttttttttggatCCCCTTGCcactcagaagtgtgtgtgtgtgtgtgtgtataaaaggTTCTTTAGCTGGTAAGTGACAACTTGAAAGCTTTTTCAATTGTAACTTAAGGATAACACTACCTCACAGAAATGCCGAAGACTGGGACAAGAGATACACCAAAACATAAAAATGGTTTCTTGAttctaaaatgtcttcaaatAGTAGTCCATTCTTCACTTTAAAAACAGCTTTTGTAGGGGtgccttggctggctcagttggaaaagcatgtgactcttgatcttggggttgtgagtttgagccccacattgcctcaagataaaatgaaaaatgtcttgttttctttttttaaaattacttaatatacatttttataactaGCTCTTcctagaagatttatttatttatttatttttaaagtaggctccatactcaacatggggcctgaattcacaaccccaagatcaagagttgaacactcttGATAGACAGGTGCCCTGAAAAATATCAATTCTGAAATCAATTTGAATCCTATTTCAAAATAGCAGAGATACATTACCAGTaactcttctcttcctccatcaACCCAAATGGTTATCTTTATAAAGGTAGTGAAGTTTTTGAAGCTCCTACACTACCTTTTCTTGATGTAGGAATCCAATTTCTGGTTCTCATGTTAGCTCTAAATGGAAAATTTCCTCTTACCATTGTTTAGAAAAATCTCACTCCTACTAATTCCATGGCTTGGTCATCGTTTTGTTTTGTGTACCCTAGCCACTTTTAGGGacttttaagtaaactttttGCTAACAGAACTCCCTGATAAGGGGATGACTCCCATGAAGGACAAATGGAGCCAAAAGGAAGTATTAAGTTTTCTAACTGagtttatacaaatatatttcaagGAATATGCATGTGCTCTGAAAAATGTAAGCTGGGATTAAAAGTGGACTAATTTCCAACTGTTCCAAGTCAGAGCAGCATATACTCTTAACAAAGGATATTTAACTAGACAAGATAATACtttattctttctgctttatCAGGACCTTTGCAAGTCACTATTTAATGTCTTAGTCGCAAAGTTTctcaactctatttttaaaacttactttcTGGACATTGAACGGAGAATCTTTCGACTTTTGCTCAAGTTTTCACTTGTGTTTACCAGCTGAGAAGAGAAAATAGCAATTATTTCCCCCTTCTGAAAGTACATACTATAGAACTTAAACATGAGTTAACTAAATTGACAGCGGGCATTAAAGGGTGTGTGCTGAAAAACTCTATCAAACCAAATTGAATGATGGCCTCTGAATATAAGAAGAAACTAGAAAGGACAAGTTCCTCTAGTACTCAACAAGGAGGCCTAGGAATTATTATATCCCAGGGTTACTGTGGGGAACTTCTGGGACCAAACTAATCCTTCACCTTGGCTACTCAAACAGAAAAAGGCTTCAAGTGTACCTCGCCAGTAACTGAGGCAACTTCAGATTTGAATTTCATCAGCCAAACTTCAGGGGAACCTCTTGGGTTAGTGTTTGTTTTTGTAGGCTGGTGGATTACCACGTTTGGGATCTGGTCCTTTTTTCTTAACCCCTTTTACAGACACATTAAATTATGAAAGGAATCAATcttttaaaagccttttaaaaaaatcatttccttttggCTGCCTGTTAGCTAGATAGCTGGGGAATATTTCAACAGATGCCACATGCCATCTGTTCCTGTTCCCCAGTGGCCATAGTAATAAGTTGATCTTTCAGCTCATTCCTTGGCTTTTAAATTCAAACAATCCACCTGATATATTCAAAAGTCAAAAACCACACAATCAGTAAGCAAGTTGCCTTCTCCACAGTTTCCCTTGAATTCAGTAGTTGTGAACTTTCACTGAGGAGGGAAGGGCATTCATTATTCTAATTTAAGAACAGAGAATTGCAACTATTAGAATATATGAGAAAATCCCCTCCAATCCCCACACTGAGGAAATAATCCAAGTCTTGCCCACAGTATCTgttctttaatttgtatttgcctCATAATGTTAAGAATAGGACACTTTATTGACAAGTTGTGCTACTTTTGAAATTCCTATGCAGGTgtatggaaagggagaaacaagGTGTTTTTCAGAGGCCTTGATATAGTCATTTGGCCTAAgctatttcccattttcttcccACAGTGATCCAGTTTACCTTGGGTAGCAATATAGTCCAGGATTAAACCTCTATAAATTGTCAGCAGTACTATTTTGTGACCTCTGGAAAATAGCCTTGGCTCTAAATGACAAACTAGGATCATTTTAAATAGATGGTGCTTTCATAAGAACAGCATAGTATCATACTACATGTATAAGAAAAATCTTAGGTTGGTAATACAGGAATTAAAAGGATGGAGTGGCTATCATCTTGGAACTGACAATCTTCCATAAATGCAGAGGCTGAGtttcctcagtcttttttttttttttcttcctctaatgACCTCTAAATCTGAGGGGTAAAATTACTTTCAAGAGAAATCTCCCAGCCAAGAAAAGTGTAAACACCTAAAGGGTCCTAACGCTGAATTCAGAACTCCCATCCGTAACTGTAGAATATAAGGGGCCCACCCACTTTCCCCCATCCACTCAGACTTACCCTACTTTTAGTACGTTCCAACTGGTCACGTTGTTCCCCCAGCTCTTCTATGATTTCTGAGCCAATCTGGTCAGTCTCTGTGGCAATCCGATGAGAACGCTCAATACTCTGGGTGGCCCGGTTCAGGCTATCAGTGCCTTGCAGAAGCAATGCCCTTTGAGATTGCAGCCGGTTCTGACAGGTACATGGAAGGGAAATGTTAGACCTCTTCTGTTATGAATTCACTGCCGCACATTCCCTGTGGCCATTCCGATGTAAGAATGGATATAGCACGTGCAGTAATTTTCAATACTTTTAAGACAACCAAAGATGCTAATCAACTATAAGATTATTGGAATCCAATATAAGATCACATACCGTCACATCACTGTTTATTATACTTATGTGAGgcaagaaaagaattaaaaacattaaggCATTTTCCTTGTGTTCATGATGAATTTGAAGTGATTTCATGTGCTTTCTGGACTAACAACTTCTGAGAGGCAGTGGCCCAGATTTGGGGTACAGGAGCTACCTAAATATGCATATAGCCTGTAACTTTTTACGGGGTAACAAACCAACTAACTAAACTCCATGGCCTAGAAATAGATTAATTCACTGAAGATTTCCTCTTGATTGGTACTGAGGATTAAGGGACCATGAATAAGCTATTCATTTGCAGTACGAACAGAAATCACTTAGAAGTCTGAGACACTAATCTCATTTTGGAAAACACTTAAGTGGCTACAGTCTTGGAAACCCAAAAAGAATTTCATCTCAagccaaatgaaacaaaaactctGAAGTTGCCACACTGGTGACTACTCTCAGGGAAGGAGGTATCTAGGGCCAAGTAAGCTGCCCTAATTTCCCAAGTGCCCTAATTTTCTAAATCCCTACCAAAGTTTCACTCCACCTATAATCCCAAACACAGAAGGCACGATGACAGAAGTAGACTCTGTCAGCCAGAATTAACCACTGACTAATGGGTACAGCTAAGTTCTTCACTATTCAAAGCACTTACACATTCAGAAAAGGGTTGGTTTACAGGGCCTATGACTAAACTATGTGACAGTATACTAGCACTACACACCACCATCAAGAAACCAAACTACTGGGTTTCCAGCTAAGAAATGGCCTACACACTAGTGGATGATGGAACCACTTCAATGACACTGAAATGAATCCCAATTACTTTAGCTTAAGAGAAGCAGGAGtatgggggattcctgggtggctcagcagtttggcgcctgcctttggcccagggcgcgatcctggagtcccaggattgggtcccacattgggctccctgcagggagcctgattctccttccgcctgtgtctctgcctctctctctctctctatcataaataaataaatcttaaaaaaaaaaaaaaaaaaaaaggagtatggcttttaaaaaaaatgggggattTTTAACTGATCAGACCGAAGAGCAGGCAAAGACATAAGATCACATAAATCAACCCCAGTTCAGAACAAGAATGCCACTGAAGGTGGTATGTGTATCTAAATAATCTTTATAACTTTTGAaactagtaatttttaaaaaaattatttgagagatagagatagcaagagagtgcacaagcagaggagagggaaaagctcagcagggagcccaatgcacggggtttgattccaggaccctgggatcatgatctgagccgaaggcagatgcttaactgactgagccacctaggtacccctgaaactagtaattttttttttaaagatttatttattcattcagagagagcgagagagaggcagagacacaggcagagggagaagcaggttccacgcaggaagcccgatgtgggactcgatcccgggtctccaggatcacaccctgggctgcagaaggcgttaaaccgctgcgctaccagggctgccctgaaactAGTAATTTTAAAGCAAACTATTGTTTGGCTTTATCTCctgctttttttctgttgttgatttctgGTAACAAATGCCCAAACTCACTTAATACCTCTCATCTCACTTTAACAAGCTTCACCTGTTTGCCTTTTCCCAGTCTCTCTTCACAAGTGACTTTTGAAAGTTTGTATCATTCTCTCCAGTTCTGACATCAGCAATGTCAGGCCAGTATCATCTGAATGTCTTTGAACCATAATCAGGATGTATCATGAAACAGGACTGTTTAACACTACGCTATTGACCTTTCTACATACATACAGTCTATACCTGTGGGTCCCTGTCCATTTCTCTCCCATGCTACTGGCTATTTGCCAGACCATTTCTACTTTGTACAGTGGAGTATAATCCCAAATGCAACACATTAAATTTTTGTGAACTTTTATTCTTTATCCAGCTTCTCATTTCAGTATATAGGTTTTCAATTCTGTCAGTCTAATTTTATAAATCAGAATGCTAGAGTCTAGAGAGGTAATCTGGCTTACTTTCCATTACAACTAAGTAAAAGCCCGTTAGTCCCCTCCTGAGAAGGATCCTCCCTTCTCTACTGTGTCTCTGGATGTTGGGTCATCTTGATATAAATGTAAAGGAAAGCCTGGGTTAATTTGTAACAAACTTTGGATAAATTAAAAAGCCTAACTGAATTTTTTGAGTATACATGAAAACCCAGATCAATAGGTCAGAATACAAAGTCCAGATACAATTAAGAATAGATAACACTTGTATTCCTCTACTGAGTACCTAGCACTGTTTTATAAGAGATACAAAGAAATCTAAGCATGGTTTGGAAAGATCTGTATTAAATACAATAGAGCTGGTTACCCCAAGAGGAGAAGGGGAATTGGATGCAGGAAACAGGATACAGTGTAAAGAACAAGAGTCTACTACTGACTGGTAACAAACTCTACAATATGGCTAATTTTTGTGCCCACAGgccattaagggaaaaaaaaaaccagctgaAGCTTACCATATGTTCATTTTCTACAGCATATGAACCGTATTTCATGTCTCCTCGGCCTCCAGGTGTGGCTGTCAAAGGTGTGCTTCTCACTTCCCGATGGAGTTTGGCAAGATCCTTCCGGTAGGTTCGAAGCTTAGACATCATAGGGTTACGGAAAGATAGAGGTGCATAACGTAGTTCCTCTTCCATCTCTGCCAGCTAGGAAGGCAGAAAGTAGTGAGTAGATGGGCTGCTCTCATCTGGGCATGTGCTAGTTTTGACTAATCAAACCATAGACAAATCCGAATAAGTACTCAACCATATGTTCcacgaggggaggggcagggaccaCATGTGACATGTttacctcctttatttttttttaagattttacttatttattcatgagagacacagagagagaggcagagacatagggagaaggagaagcaggctccctgcagggagcctgatgtgggacttgagaccaggaccccaggatcaagacctgagccaaaggcagatgctcaaccattgagccacccaggcattccatgtTCACCTCCTTTCTCTGAGTGCCTGGCAGTGCCTAGTCCATATAGAACAGGCATTCAAAAAGTATGTGATAAATGAGTGAAAAAACTAACAAGtactttatttcttattaaacATCTTATACATTATTTAATAACTTAATCTTTCCTGTCCTCAATAAGGTAGGAAATACTACTTctaattcatatataaaaattgaagaaatctgCTCAAGATTACACAAATCTTCAAATATCCTTTTCAGTATACCAAATTTTTAGTTTGTTATGGTTCAAGTGCTATCACGAAGCACTTTGAGGTCTACTGTACTAAAATGGTAAGGGTCTGGCATCAGggttcttccccttcctctttcttctgaaaATCAATTGTTTGTCTCCATGTCCTAGATAATCCAGAGTCCCAATCAGATTTCCATTTTATTGGGTAAGTAAAATGTAACACCCAGACATGTTCACAAGAGGccataaattattttcatctgcCTGGGATGGCCAGAGTTGGGATTGGTTAATTTCGCTAATCTCTTTTAAAACataagggagggatccctgggtggcgcagcggtttggcgcctgcctttggcccagggcgcgatcctggagacccgggatcgaatcccacgtcgggctcccggtgcatggagcctgcttctccctctgcctgtgtctctgcctctctctctctctctctctctgtgactatcataaataaataaaaaaaaaaaaaaaaaaacataagggaaTGTGGCTACAAGCACTTCTgagatacatttcttttttatagtaagtttaacaaagaagaaaaattgatcTTAATGGCcagttttttattattgagataGAAAGAATGCAggcaaggggcagaaggaggaagagagaatcctaggcaggctccatgcccagcacaagcCCActggggatcgatcccaggaccctgagatcatgaccagagccaaagcagatgcttaactaagccacccagatgccccaaattttatttttaaacatgatttatttattcattttagagagtgtgtgcatgcgtgcaagAGAAATGGGGGGCAGGCAGATGgaaagaatctttaagcagactccccaatgagtgcagagcccgatgcagcccaatcccatgacccacaagatcatgaccctggccaaaatcaagagtctgactcttaaccgaatgagccaccaaTGTGCCcctaatgaaattttaaaagaccacCCAGGgagattccctgggtggctcagtggtttggcccctgccttcggcccagggtgtgatcctgcagtcccggaattgggtcccacattgggctccctacatggagcctgcttctccctctgcctgtctctgcctctctctttctctgtctctcatgaataaataaaaaaattttaaaaatagggatccctgggtggtgcagcggtttagcgcctgtctttggcccagggcacgatcctggagacccaggattgaatcccacgtcgggctcccggtgcatggagcctgcttctccctctgcctatgtctttgcctctctctctctctctctgtgtatgactatcataaataaataaaaatttaaaaaaaattttttaaataaagtaaaataaaataaataaaagaaaataaaagatcacCCAGGTAAAGGTTTGAGAATGCCCTTACTATTCATATCAAGAATGTATTATATCAAAGACTCATTTTAAGAGAGTATCCAAGCTTTATCCATTTGTGTTTGTCAAACCCCCTTTACCACTCACCCCATCAATTGGcctcatttaataaaaaataatcaaaaccaaGATCAAAGACAGGAACAGTTAATCTGTGATCAATAAGCATTACTTTTGGAAATGACTAACTCCAGGAAGAAGTAAGGACATGCTCCTCCTCCTCACCGTTTCATTTGCTTCCTGTTGCTTTTCGTCAAAATCTCTGATCagcttcttcttctcttctggaAAAGATAGAGAAGTTTCAAATGCTCAGTcctgttttcatatatttgtagAGATCATTCCCTCTGCTTAGAATACACTGCCCAACCCTCCCGATGGGGTTAGTAGTACTTAATTATctctaaaaattactttttaaaaaatttttacttatttttgagagagagagcaagtgcacagGTAAGCTGGCATAGGGGACgggacaggagagggaggggctgcatctcacaatcctgagatcatgacctgagccaagagttGATGcataacctactgagccatccgggcacccctaaaaaaacatttagaaatgtatGGGAACTTGTTATCACAATaatgggggagggaagaggatggGTATTATGAATGGCATTTTAGTGCCcaagtaaaaaaaatatccatGCTTGGGACACTCGTGCCTGACAATTATCTGGCTCCAAAGGTCAGTATTATCCTACTAAGAAACATTACAGGTCTAAACTAATCACt comes from the Canis aureus isolate CA01 chromosome 9, VMU_Caureus_v.1.0, whole genome shotgun sequence genome and includes:
- the VTI1B gene encoding vesicle transport through interaction with t-SNAREs homolog 1B codes for the protein MATSAVSSEHFEKLHEIFRGLHEDLRGVPERLLGTAGTEEKKKLIRDFDEKQQEANETLAEMEEELRYAPLSFRNPMMSKLRTYRKDLAKLHREVRSTPLTATPGGRGDMKYGSYAVENEHMNRLQSQRALLLQGTDSLNRATQSIERSHRIATETDQIGSEIIEELGEQRDQLERTKSRLVNTSENLSKSRKILRSMSRKVTTNKLLLSIVILLELAILGGLVYYKFFHKH